Proteins encoded by one window of Arachis ipaensis cultivar K30076 chromosome B04, Araip1.1, whole genome shotgun sequence:
- the LOC107636144 gene encoding protein MAIN-LIKE 1-like, producing MVYHLGLRTHGNPVGDASVTLVGDTIRMWALVEQLLGARPPVAAQQVAQRKESFTLKLVWLRDRVCQMPQTDDPETLRQYVRCYIMLLIGGYLMTDKSNNLVHLCWLSLFRDFTECKAFSWGSGVLAWTYQSLFLAAQWGVTDIAGCTPLLMSWIYQRFPQWCPPDRSVYQYPLVARLVGLPQQSRDEIAI from the exons ATGGTGTACCACCTAGGCCTACGCACACACGGTAACCCCGTCGGGGATGCTTCCGTGACTTTGGTAGGTGATACCATACGGATGTGGGCGTTGGTGGAGCAGCTCCTCGGTGCCAGGCCTCCCGTGGCAGCACAGCAGGTGGCTCAGAGGAAGGAGTCATTCACGCTGAAGCTTGTGTGGCTACGGGATCGTGTCTGCCAGATGCCCCAGACAGACGATCCCGAAACCCTCCGACAGTACGTCAGGTGTTATATCATGTTACTTATCGGAGGGTATCTGATGACCGACAAGTCCAACAATCTGGTGCACCTTTGTTGGCTATCGCTGTTCCGGGACTTTACGGAGTGTAAAGCGTTTTCGTGGGGCTCGGGTGTGCTAGCATGGACGTATCAGTCCCTATTTTTGGCGGCTCAGTGGGGCGTCACGGATATCGCTGGCTGCACTCCGTTGTTGATGTCCTGGATCTATCAAAGATTCCCCCAGTGGTGTCCACCAGATAGAAGCGTCTACCAGTATCCGCTGGTTGCAAG GTTGGTTGGATTGCCACAGCAGAGCAGGGATGAGATTGCTATCTAA